TAGTGGATTCAACGGGGTGATTATGAACTGGCTGTTCTGGTATAGTTTCAGTAGATTTCGTTCGATTGTCAGTATTTGTGGCACCAACTGGGTATCTTGAACGACCACTTCTTTACAGTTTAATAATAAACACCTTAGTGCATCGCTTATTTCCGTCACATATAGCTTCAAGTTAGGATATGTTGATAGTTTCTGAAGCTCTAACCCGCTCAAGGCCAGGCCTCGTGTCACCTGAATCCATATAGTAACATCAGATCCGTAGAATTCTTCCGGTATGCTCATCAAAGGCACAATGACTGAAATATGCGATGGTAGCTTTCTTATTTGCTGCAACAAAGGGAGATCGATAAGCAACACGTAGTTATAACTCGAGTCCAAAACCTCGCAAACGTCCCAGGTATCACATTCTACTAAACAGTAACAGCATAACTTTCTAGCCTCGTCGAGTTGGGAAAACTCATTCGATGAATAAAAGACTTTGTTCCCAGCCACATCCATACCCGCATCTCAAGCATGAATCGAAGATTTTTCGAACGCGGTATCGACAAAATattgattttttttgaacttgCAAAACCCAGATCTAAGATGAACTCAGGCAAACCAAGATATTTAACAGATAGCGAACGGGCCAAAATCCTAGAATTCCAAGATCTGATCCACTATAGCCCCCGCTACAGCGATGATTCTCACGAATACAGGCACGTGATGTTGCCCAAAGGAATGTTAAAGTTAATTCCACAAGACTACTTCAATCCCGAAACAGGTACTTTACGAATCTTAATGGAAGATGAGTGGCGGGGATTGGGAATCACACAGTCGTTGGGCTGGATGCACTACGAAACACATGCCCCCGAGCCCCATATCTTGTTATTCAAGAGAGCTATAAATTACGGCCAGTGATCCCAGATCCCGGAGCTGCCACAATCAAAGATGCAGCTCCCCAGAGATATTTGTCACGAGAACAAGGATATGTAAATTTACTGGAGATGGAAGAGCAGGGGACTGGAGAAGGTGAAGAGAATAATTAGAAACCAGGTGGAGTGTGTTGAGGAGCGAGAGCTGTGAATAGCATGGAAATATATAATTACTGAGCATCTCGTAGATAAACCATTGTTTTGGTTGTAGAGCAAGTGTGAAATAGAATCTGTTGAGATAGAGGGTCTTTTGGGAGATgttgatttggtgatggggAGAGGGCATCGCGGCAGCGAGGACTCTAGTTAGAGACGCGCTCTAAAAGTCAGATTTTATAGGTATAATATGCCAGTAGGGTATAAGCGTCTATCCAATGATGAGTTGGTTCCGTTCCTCCAAGATATACACGCGGGTATCAATGACCTGGATGCAAGTCATTTTGAAAGGATCATCAAATACTTGATATACATCATCAATCTCCAATTAAACGAGTCTCGTCCCAATTACAAGCTATGCCAGCAAATATATAACACCATGACTTTattattgaacaagaaagGATACTTGATCAATCTCTCGATTGGCGATGATTTGATTAGTGCCATTGGGATATCTGTACCTCGAGATTCAGACTACCTATTTGAAGTCGTTGTGTTCAAtcaaattgatcaattAGTAAGGCTTTTTGAGCTAGAAGCATCAGATGAGTTTATAAATTTGATTAAACAGTTCATTATGACGGTTATCAATACCAGCTTGATGGGAACTCGCGATATTACCTTTAAGCACTATGTTAAAAAGATGTTGAGCACAAAGATGTCAGATATGGTCGGTGGAATATATCAAAAGCTTAGTCTAGCCACTGAGAATGATACATACAAAGCAGTCCAATTTGTGTTGATCATTAACAACTACGAGGTGATGCAAAAACTACAGCTAAACCAGTTCAACTTCGAAATGGTGCTTAAAAAGTGTTGGTTCATAGTCACTTCTACAAAGTTCCAGGTGAACAATACTTTAAAGTCTCTATTGATTTTAAGTGTGACAAACAACCTTATCTTAAGTGACTCAGTCCCTTTTTCAACGATGAATTTGCTAATAGAGTGGATACTGGCGTACCTAAACGAGCCGGTATCTGACAATATTTTGGTAAGCTCAATTTGTCAAAGTTTACTCAAGATTCTAAAGGTCTCCGTTAAAACGAATACTCTACACAATATCCAGCATGCCCTCAACTTGAACTACTACTTGAACAGCCTGAATTTGACATATGAACACCCAACCATCGTGAGGCAAGTGCTTTCGATAATAAAGAACTACAACCCACACTATAAATTTCCTAGGCTAAAAGATGCAGAACTCAATTACCTTATCGAGGAACTACAAAATCATAATAGCTACGAACTACTTGAGTTCTACAGCTTTCGTTCAGGATTCCAAAAAGCTACAGATTTACAAGACCCGTCCAGATTGAATGATTGGGTTAAATCGGTCGCCGATTTATTCTTGAATGAGGCCTTGAATGAACCACAGCTCTATACTTTGGTGTCAGCTCTTGGAAACTTACCTTGTTTGGTTAGTAGtgactttgattttgaatcTTCAGAATGTACAGCATGTGGGTCTTACCCTAATTGTACCAACATATACAAGCGGATATCGTTTCGAAGACCGaaaatcaatgaaaacCATACAATGAAGATTTACTACCATGATTTGATACTTCCCATGCTCAAATCGCCACTCATTGAAGACCCTTTCGTGTGCTGCAACTTGTTGCTAAGTATTTACAAAATATTAGCGTCCTTCAGAGTCTCTTCACCGGACCTTTCTCAGGATCAGGTTTTCAATTTTGTCAAGACCTTAATGGTTCACCAGAACAGAACTGTTAGGGTATtgtcatcaagaattttTCCGTGTTTCTTaattgatgataaagaTACATATTTGGACCATCGGTTTTCCCTAATATTTCAGTTTCTAAGCTCCATCCAATTTgattctccttcaactACGTTCTTGGCTGAGTCAACAATCAAAGCATTCACCGAAATAGCGATCATAGCTGAAGGAGAATGGTTAAATGCCTTGGTTTTGAGATTTATAGATTTATTGGGAGGGTCAAATGAACACCatatcaacttggtgtccCGTGCCTTTCATGATATCGCTAATGCCAAGGGTATCAAGCCTTATAAATTGTTGTCACCATTTTTACCGGTAGTAGCagtcaagttgataaaaACGAACACGATATTCAATAAGATCTTGGAGGTCAGTGCTATCAGCAGAAATtactttttgaatttgaccaaagagTACACAGCTCCTTATTTATTGGATTATTATAAGTATGACTATATCCAAGAAATTGCAGATGCATGTAATttttccaaagagaaaCTAAT
The window above is part of the Yamadazyma tenuis chromosome 4, complete sequence genome. Proteins encoded here:
- the CKS1 gene encoding Cyclin-dependent kinases regulatory subunit (Cell division control protein cks1) (COG:H; EggNog:ENOG503P3US), whose protein sequence is MNSGKPRYLTDSERAKILEFQDSIHYSPRYSDDSHEYRHVMLPKGMLKLIPQDYFNPETGTLRILMEDEWRGLGITQSLGWMHYETHAPEPHILLFKRAINYGQ